In a single window of the Streptomyces sp. NBC_00094 genome:
- a CDS encoding MarR family winged helix-turn-helix transcriptional regulator, with product MTAMAPTRTEPDLSYLLDHTSHVLRSRMTAELGEIGLTPRMHCVLVHAQEGERTQAQLAEIGDMDKTTMVVTVDALEKAGLAERRPSSTDRRARIIAVTEEGAKVAQESQRIVDGIHENALASLPDDERHILLRALNRLVTGHLETPVEGPGTARRARQRG from the coding sequence ATGACTGCCATGGCGCCCACCCGCACCGAGCCCGACCTCTCCTACCTCCTCGACCACACCAGTCACGTCCTGCGCTCCCGCATGACCGCGGAGCTCGGCGAGATCGGCCTCACGCCCCGCATGCACTGCGTCCTCGTCCACGCCCAGGAGGGGGAGCGCACGCAGGCGCAGCTCGCCGAGATCGGGGACATGGACAAGACCACGATGGTGGTGACCGTCGACGCCCTGGAGAAGGCCGGGCTCGCCGAGCGGCGGCCGTCCAGCACCGACCGGCGGGCGCGGATCATCGCCGTCACCGAGGAGGGCGCGAAGGTCGCCCAGGAGAGCCAGCGGATCGTCGACGGGATCCACGAGAACGCCCTCGCCTCGCTCCCCGACGACGAGCGCCACATCCTGCTGCGCGCACTGAACCGCCTGGTCACCGGCCACCTGGAGACCCCCGTCGAGGGCCCCGGGACGGCCCGCCGGGCGCGGCAGCGCGGCTGA